The DNA segment GACCTGTAAAAAAATAGGGCCCAGGTGTTCTCCAAATGCCAATACGCCTTCCAGGAAAGCAGAGGTTTGGTCAAAGACATTGTTGAAGTTGCTGTAATGGCTGATGAGCTGTGGTACTTTGGGACAGAATTTAAAATCCCTGCCTGCAGCCCTTGCTGCCCATTTACCAATTTCGGCAGGTGTGTATATTTTATAATGGGTGGCATTGAGCTCTACGCAATTGAAGTGCTTTACATATTGTTCCGTGAAGCCGGCTTCCTTTGTACCCTTTGGATATACCCTGCCTACCCAGGATTTGTGTCCCCAACGGGGCACTCCCAGGTATACCTGTGGCTTACCGGTTTTTTGGCCGGTCAATACCAGACGGTTATCCACGGGCTCTGCCGGAAGGGTAAAATCAACGGTATTTAACTCGTCCTGGGGGATCTTTCCAAAATCCATATAACTATTTTAAGGGCTCAAATCTAACTTATAATGTTTTAGGATACAATTGTTTAGCGCAATCTTACGGGTGCAGGATAATAATCAAACAATCAATTGGTTAGCATTTTTTTCGCACCTTTAAAATATATCGGGTCTTCGTGCGTCTACCTTCTTATACAATGGAGAAGACCCTGACGATATCACCGGGCATGGCAGGAGAACCTAAACGCAATATTACCCAGGTCATTAATGACTACAGCAAAAGGCTGATGGGTTTTATACGTAAGCGGGTAACCAATGAGGCTGATGCAGAGGATGTATTGCAGGATGTGTTTTACCAGTTTATTGGTAATACACAGCCCATTGAGCAAATGAGCGCCTGGTTATTCACGGTAGCCCGTAATAAGATCACCGACCGGCAGCGGAAGCATAAGCCGGAAGCGCTGGAAGATGTATTCAGGGATGAAGATGGGGAGGAAGCTATTAACTGGAGTGAATTGTTGTTCGACAGCAGCAATAACCCGGAACGTGAATACCTGCGTACACTATTCTGGGAAGAACTGAATGCCGCATTGGAAGAGTTACCAGCCGAACAAAGGGAGGTGTTTATCCGCCATGAACTGGAAGGTGTTCCTTTTAAAGAGCTGGCTGAGCAAACCGGCGAAACGGTGAATACCCTGATCAGCCGGAAACGTTATGCGGTACTTCATTTGCGTGAGCGGCTTAGTATATTGAAAGATGAATTATTAAATTATTAACCCTATAAATGAGTGTTATGAAACGTAGATCCAGAGCCGGTAAAGGATTCCTCATCCTGGTGTGTGTAGTAGCGTTTATTTCGCTGTTCAGCTTTATTGTGATGAAGCTATGGAATGCCATTTTACCGGATGTATTGCACGTAAGTACGATCAATTTCTGGCAGGCAATGGGCATATTGGTGCTGTCTAAAATATTGTTTGGCGGCTTTGGCGGTTGGGGCCATAAGAAGCAGGAATGGAAAAGAAAGATGCAGGACAAGTGGCAGCATATGACACCTGAAGAAAGGAACCGTTTTAAGGAAGCACTGGAAAAAAGATTTGAAGGCCGTTTTGGCCGCCGCTGGTGTGTACCTGATGAAAAGTATGAGCGCCGGAAGGAAGAGACACCCAAAGATGAGGCCGGTGCGGGTGCCGGCGCTGAATAAACGATATTCCTGATTCAACTGCTATATATGGACATCCTCGTTTTTAAAACCAATTTGCGCTACCGGAAAAACATTCACCATATTGGTACGCACCTGAATAACCTGCAGGGTATTATACGATGGAATGTAGACCTGCACGATAAGGACAAGATATTGCGTATCGAGGCGCAGAACCTTAGTCCGCGGATTATTGAGCATACGCTGAGCCATGCAGGGTATTCCTGCCAGGAACTGGAATAGTTGTACTTACTTGATCTGCGGAAATGTGATCCCTGTTACCTTCCTGAAAATATCTACTGCATAGAGGTCGGTCATGCCGGCAATGAAATCTACTACAGATTGGGTATCCTGGTAAAGCTTATCCGGCTGGCCGGTAACCACAAATTGTTCCGGGATCAGTTGTAACAGCTTTTTGGACTTAGCCGCTTTGTGTGTGATAACAGCCGTAAAAAACTCTTTCAATAATTCGCCGATCACATTGTACCCGGCAATTTCAATCTCCACTACCGAACGGTGATTATAAATATGTTCCACCGAAAAATCATCAATCTTCTTTATCAGTTCCAGTTCAAGGGGCGGCAGGTAATCTATTAATGATTTCGCTACTTTGCCATTGAGCAATTCGGCCTCTTTCTCCATGAACACTGTACTCACCCGGTTGATGAGGAGATTGATAAGCCTTGCCCTCAGAAATTCTACCTTTCGGTTGTCATCTTTGATCT comes from the Paraflavitalea devenefica genome and includes:
- a CDS encoding RNA polymerase sigma factor, giving the protein MEKTLTISPGMAGEPKRNITQVINDYSKRLMGFIRKRVTNEADAEDVLQDVFYQFIGNTQPIEQMSAWLFTVARNKITDRQRKHKPEALEDVFRDEDGEEAINWSELLFDSSNNPEREYLRTLFWEELNAALEELPAEQREVFIRHELEGVPFKELAEQTGETVNTLISRKRYAVLHLRERLSILKDELLNY